From the genome of Psychroserpens ponticola, one region includes:
- a CDS encoding TrmH family RNA methyltransferase: MSITKNDIKLIKSLNQKKFRHQEQLFLVEGVKGIREFLNSDFELYQLFATDAIFDVETTLISPKDLQRISALKTPNTGLAIFRIPKPKPVLESSLVLALDDVRDPGNLGTIIRLCDWFGIEKLICSLETVDCYNPKVVQATMGSLTRIQINYTNLERYLEHTKLETFGTFMDGNSIYSEALPQEGVIIMGNEANGISKKIERLISKKIGIPRFGDLKATESLNVATATAIVLSAFKGR; encoded by the coding sequence TTGAGTATAACAAAAAATGATATTAAGTTAATTAAATCCTTAAATCAAAAAAAGTTTAGACACCAAGAACAACTTTTTTTAGTTGAAGGTGTAAAAGGGATTCGTGAATTTTTAAATTCAGATTTTGAGCTCTATCAATTATTCGCTACTGATGCTATTTTTGATGTTGAAACAACGTTAATTTCGCCTAAAGATCTTCAAAGAATTAGTGCATTAAAAACTCCAAATACAGGGCTGGCTATTTTTAGAATACCTAAGCCTAAACCTGTTCTAGAATCTTCATTAGTTTTAGCGCTTGATGATGTTAGAGATCCAGGGAATTTAGGAACCATTATACGATTATGTGATTGGTTTGGAATAGAAAAACTCATTTGTAGTTTAGAAACTGTAGATTGTTATAATCCTAAAGTAGTACAAGCTACAATGGGTTCGTTAACGCGAATACAAATTAATTATACAAATTTAGAAAGGTACCTTGAACACACTAAACTTGAAACTTTTGGTACGTTTATGGATGGGAATAGTATTTATTCAGAAGCATTACCACAAGAAGGAGTCATAATAATGGGTAATGAAGCCAATGGTATTTCTAAAAAAATTGAACGTTTAATCTCTAAAAAAATTGGTATCCCAAGGTTTGGAGATTTGAAAGCTACAGAAAGTTTAAATGTGGCTACAGCTACTGCAATTGTTTTAAGTGCTTTTAAAGGGCGTTGA